In Zingiber officinale cultivar Zhangliang chromosome 3B, Zo_v1.1, whole genome shotgun sequence, a single window of DNA contains:
- the LOC121967723 gene encoding protein trichome birefringence-like 19 → MEPHHPIDLSFCGHTKPRLYLLSSSFFLLLLLFVLALISSSKQPSFPSFDYPHSSSRLPAGCDISRGEWVPDPAAPYYTNLTCSLIQEHQNCMKYGRPDRDFLKWRWKPAACDLPAFDAARFLDLVRGKSMAFIGDSLARNHMQSLMCLLSKVEFPEDLNSTDNYFKRMFYANYNFTLSSFWSRFLVKAEEVDSDGPNHTGLWNLYLDEVDDSWASEIDQFDYVILSDGIWFSHPTFFYEKRELVGCHFCLVDNVTDLPIWYSYRSALRTTLRSLIDMDGFKGKIFLRTISPSHFEKGEWNKGGDCVRRQPFKKNEARLEGRDLDFHQIQIEEFREAERVGREKGAKLKLLDATGAMLLRADGHPSRFGHWAHENVTLYNDCVHWCLPGPVDLWSNFLFAMMLDDRVD, encoded by the exons ATGGAGCCTCATCACCCCATTGATCTCTCCTTTTGCGGCCACACCAAGCCCAGGCTCtatctcctctcctcctccttcttcctcctcctcctcctcttcgtcctcgCCCTCATCTCCTCCTCCAAGCAGCCTTCTTTCCCTTCCTTCGACTACCCGCATTCTTCCTCCAGGTTGCCGGCGGGCTGCGACATCTCCCGCGGCGAGTGGGTTCCGGATCCGGCCGCGCCGTACTACACCAACCTCACCTGCTCGCTGATCCAGGAGCACCAGAACTGCATGAAGTATGGGAGGCCGGACAGGGACTTCTTGAAGTGGCGGTGGAAGCCGGCGGCGTGCGATCTGCCCGCGTTCGACGCGGCGCGCTTCCTCGATCTCGTGAGGGGAAAGTCGATGGCGTTCATCGGCGACTCTTTGGCTAGAAACCACATGCAGTCCTTGATGTGCCTCTTGTCCAAG GTGGAGTTCCCTGAAGACCTCAACTCAACAGATAACTACTTCAAACGCATGTTCTACGCCAACTACAATTTCACCCTATCGAGTTTCTGGTCCCGATTTCTAGTTAAAGCTGAGGAGGTAGATTCAGACGGCCCTAACCACACTGGCCTGTGGAACCTCTACCTCGACGAAGTCGATGACAGTTGGGCTTCCGAAATCGACCAGTTCGACTACGTGATACTATCCGATGGCATCTGGTTCTCACATCCGACATTCTTCTACGAGAAGAGAGAGCTCGTCGGCTGCCACTTTTGCCTCGTCGACAACGTCACCGATCTCCCAATTTGGTACTCCTATAGATCGGCACTCCGGACGACTCTCCGCAGCCTCATCGACATGGACGGATTCAAAGGCAAAATATTTCTACGAACAATTTCGCCGTCTCATTTCGAGAAGGGGGAGTGGAACAAGGGAGGGGACTGCGTGCGGAGGCAACCATTTAAGAAAAACGAGGCGAGATTAGAGGGGAGAGATCTGGACTTCCACCAGATTCAGATAGAGGAGTTCAGGGAAGCCGAGAGGGTTGGCAGGGAGAAAGGAGCGAAGCTGAAGTTGTTGGATGCGACGGGAGCCATGTTGCTGAGGGCCGACGGGCACCCGAGCCGATTTGGGCATTGGGCGCACGAGAACGTGACGCTGTATAATGATTGCGTGCACTGGTGTCTGCCTGGACCCGTCGATTTATGGAGCAACTTTTTGTTTGCGATGATGCTGGACGATCGAGTAGATTGA
- the LOC121968622 gene encoding protein trichome birefringence-like 19 yields the protein MNPREHPFWGCPPTLLVSFLLLLILSVISSSNRRSFPSFNYSHSSSSFPPACDFTKGEWVRDPDPPRYTNTTCFAIQEHQNCMKYGRPDTEFLKWRWRPAACELPRLDPARFLETVRGRSMAFVGDSLARNHMQSLLCLLSKVERPKDVSKTGDDYFKQMLYSTYNFTVAVFWSRFLVNAEQADPDGPTHTGLWNLYLDELDDAWASQIGLFDYIVLSAGNWFNRPSVFFERRRLVGCNNCLLPNVTDLTKRYSQRMAFRTVLRALAGGHGGFRGTVYMRTLSPTHFENGTWNGGGDCVRTRPLAGGEARLEGLQREYYEAQLEEFRAAEKMAARGKGVRMRLLDTTAAMLARADGHPSRYGHWAHENVTLYNDCVHWCLPGPIDIWNDFLFAMLQ from the exons ATGAACCCTCGTGAGCATCCTTTTTGGGGGTGCCCGCCCACACTCCTCGTCTCTTTTCTCCTCCTCCTGATTCTCTCCGTCATTTCCTCCTCAAACCGGCGTTCTTTCCCTTCCTTCAACTACTCacattcctcttcttcctttcctcccgCTTGCGATTTCACCAAGGGCGAATGGGTTCGCGATCCGGACCCCCCACGCTACACGAACACGACCTGCTTCGCGATCCAGGAGCACCAGAACTGCATGAAGTACGGGCGGCCGGACACCGAGTTCTTGAAGTGGCGGTGGAGGCCGGCGGCCTGCGAGCTGCCGCGGCTCGACCCGGCGCGCTTCCTGGAGACGGTGAGAGGGCGGTCCATGGCGTTCGTCGGCGACTCCTTGGCTCGGAACCACATGCAGTCCTTGTTGTGCCTCTTGTCCAAG GTGGAGCGCCCAAAAGATGTCTCCAAAACCGGCGACGACTACTTCAAGCAGATGCTCTACTCCACCTACAACTTCACCGTCGCCGTGTTCTGGTCCAGGTTCCTCGTCAACGCCGAACAGGCCGACCCCGACGGCCCCACTCACACCGGCCTGTGGAATCTCTACCTCGATGAACTCGACGACGCTTGGGCGTCCCAGATCGGCCTTTTCGACTACATCGTCCTCTCCGCCGGCAACTGGTTCAACCGCCCCTCCGTCTTCTTCGAACGCCGCCGCCTCGTCGGCTGCAACAACTGCCTTCTCCCCAACGTCACCGACCTCACGAAGAGGTATTCGCAGCGGATGGCCTTCCGCACCGTGCTCCGCGCCCTGGCCGGCGGCCACGGCGGCTTCCGCGGAACGGTCTATATGCGGACGCTCTCCCCGACGCACTTCGAGAACGGGACGTGGAACGGCGGCGGCGACTGCGTGCGGACGCGGCCGCTGGCCGGCGGGGAGGCGAGGCTGGAGGGGCTGCAACGGGAGTACTACGAGGCGCAGTTGGAGGAGTTTCGGGCGGCGGAGAAGATGGCGGCGAGGGGGAAGGGCGTGAGGATGAGGTTGCTAGACACGACGGCGGCGATGTTGGCGAGGGCGGACGGGCACCCGAGTAGGTACGGGCATTGGGCGCACGAGAATGTGACCTTGTACAACGACTGCGTGCATTGGTGCTTGCCGGGGCCGATCGACATTTGGAACGACTTCTTGTTTGCGATGCTGCAATGA